Part of the Cottoperca gobio chromosome 16, fCotGob3.1, whole genome shotgun sequence genome, CTCTCAGCTCCCACCTTGCTGCTCTCACCTCCCATCTCCTATCTCAGTCCTCGCTGTTCTCACCTCCCATCTCTCACCTTGCTGCTCTCACCTCCCAGCTCTCAGCTCCCACCTCCTATCTCTCACCTCGCTGCTCTCCCTcccacctctcacctctcacctcgcTGCTCTCACCTCCCACCTCCCACCCCTCAGCTCCCACCTCTCACCTCCCACTCCCCAGATCTCACCTCCCACCTCTCAGCTCAATCTGTACAGgtttctttgtgcatttttattttagcatacatttattttttcttttgataGTATTTTTTTCATCCTGATTACATTCAGTGTTGAAGAATTCAAGATGGTGCATACTTTTATAGCCAGTGTATATGGTGAGGGAAGAAATTTCACTTACATATTTTTTTTGATGATATTCCGTTTGGGTCTGTCTGTACTCATCTTGCCAATCAGACACTAATGGGCACATGGATTACAGAAGCTTCTTTCTTTTGCCTTTGACCCTTTTACTTTGTATTCTCTCCAGGTGTGGAAATGAAAATTTCAATGCGCGTTcctgaaaaaaaggattcaagttatttaatacaaaacatagGAGTTCTCAgaataatttttattttgactTAATGTCTGcgataaaaaaaagacaacaattcaTCTGCAGAGCCGAAAAAAAAAGTGGTCAAGTGAGTGTTATGTCAGGGATGATGCTTCCTACAAGCGCAACCAACTGACTCTGTATAAGACATTCAATTTTAGTCCACATTAAAGTGTCTCAGTTTCCTTAAAAAGTAGAAGTCGTTGAGCATTTGCAAACCGAGCATTGGTGTTTGCATTCCATGTCAGCTTGCTATCAATAATAGTGCCCAGGTACTGATACTCAAGTACCCCCCATAAAAAAGGTATGTCGTTCATAATTACAGAGGACGTACAGGGAGAAGTTTCTTTAAAATCAATAAtcatttctttagttttatttgtgttcaATGAGTATTCTGAAGGCTTATCAAAGCCGCATCATTGCACATTTTGGAATTGCTTGCATGAAATACAGTGTGCAAGTATAACTGCACGTCTTCTTGTAATGATGGAGTCTGGATACCATGGTCGTATCCAGCAGCAACCAGCTACAAATCTATACACTACTCCACCTACACAATTGGAATTATATATAACAGactacatgtatgtgtgtagcaTATACCACAGCAACGTGCATCAGTCAGGACGTGTAACAATGAGGATTACAGTAGGCTATATTACAACGGACATTTGAGTTCTAGTAACCAAGctaatgtaaaacaattaatgtCTATTCACCtgcagcaggattacagaacaGGTGTTCCTGCCTACAAGCAGCTCTGTCTGAGCCGCTCAGAACCATTTACAGCCAGTACTGTATTCAGTCAGTACAGGGTGTAACGGTGAGGGAGGGTGACAGCCCACATTTCTGTGTACAATCCTGACCAGTCTGTACATCATTAAGCACGCCTAACGATCATATTTGTCCTTAAACAAAGCAAATATCAAACAATAATCGATCACCCACCTCCAGCAGAATTACCGGCCTACATCATGAGCACACCGACAACCTAAGGGAATAGACGGCACACGGACCCTCTCACGCTTTTTAACAAACCCGACACAACGAATCACATGAAATATCCCACCGGCTCCGGCGTGCCGTTATTCCCCTCACAGAAACGTTAGGCCCGGTGTGCCGCTTGGACTCTGCACCTGCACGGCTGTAGAGCACAGGGAGGCAGCACCACTGCGGTCATCCGAACCAAGGCCAGCCTCAGTTAGGTTTTAGTGCGCGTGTATTGTTTTAACTACGGTCGATTCAGGCTATTTCTAGTTGGTTGATTGATTATGCGTCCAGCACGTGACCCGGAAATCGGTCGAGATCCACCATCTCCGAGGTTCTGCCTTCTGCTCTATTAAATCTCAATTGGCAAATTTGATCGTTTGATCGATGACCCGATCCTGGTGGCACCGAAACCAATACAGTCCAGTGAGACAGTCACTCCAGCCGACGTTAAGATTTAGAATGCGCGTCTATTCTTGCAAATAAGGTACAGGATCTCAGCTGCCTGCGAGGGATTTCTATCCTAAACTAATTGTTATAAGCAAAGCTCTTCTTTAAACTTTGCAATACAGAGGGAAGGTCTGGAGTTAGGATGACACTTACATCGATTGTAACTGTAGTCTCTTTTCCTGCTGAGGCATTCTCCGCGACACAAAATCTTTACAcgcacaaaaagaaagaaaatgatgtgattattattattataaagtataCAATATGTTTAAGTGCTTAGAAGAGCATGTTATTCCAAATCCCTTTTGAGCTGAGTGAAGATTCAATTAATTTCTCTTTAATTGACTCATTTACCATTTAGGCTAATATGATGGCCTTATAGCCCAGGACACCAAAGTTGAGGATCTTTATTTTATCAACGACATAAACGactatatgtatactgtaccAGGGCTCTGGCTACTTCCAGACAGCTGGTTGCTCATCACCTCTCACATTTGCAAGGCTTTCTATGCGTGTTTCTCACACTGTGACGGTGGCCCCCTGGAGTAATAGGTGGAGGAGACTAGCAGTCACTCCTAAAGATGAGTCTGCCTATCCTGTAGTGagacaatgaaaacaatgcTGTGGAAGAGCGCTTAATGTTGCTTGTGTAACTCTGATTCTGTGACAACATCTCCAAGGTACATAGGTAACCTGAAATTGTATTtcacacagtacagtaaagCATTTCATCACCTAACACTGCTCTTATCTTCCAGTTACACAAGTTTGTGTATCCTGTGGTCCATGGCTGTATCCTTTCCTGTTGTTTGGCTGACACACTTTAAATGCATATTTCTATTTTAGTGAATGAGTGTGAGATCTTTCATGTGAGGCCCATCTCACCATGTTTTCTGAGTGAAGCATTATATAAGGTGtgttcactttattattatttttagtgtCTTGACTTCTAAATACTGTAAAAAGTGTCAATagagtgtgtttttgtccttGATCAGGATAACTATTAAGTGCCTATcagatgaagaaagaaataacacatttaagactttatatcAGTAGGcttctttacatttgtttatgtGATTTTTGAATGTATATAGCACTGATCACTTACTATTCCATGTCGGTTTCTTAACACGTGTGTTCACTAGTCATCACCATGAAGTCGAGCTGCATCAATGGGAAGGTGTTTGAGTGGAGTATTGTCTCCAGGAGGAGCTGCTTCAGAGCCGGTGTCCGCTACTATGTCCGAGGTAACACGACTGTCCGCTCCTCAGAGCCCGCATCTCCACGTCAACTGGAACTCTTCCTGAAGTGAAGTGTCTTCAGTCTGTTCTACAGCAGACGcattctttgtgttttacaaacctattaaacacatttgcagCTCATTTATGGCAGGAAAACCGAGTGATGCGGTCtgtacagaaagacacatttaattACAAATGAAATGCATCGTTGCATATTAGTTCCATGCCAATTCTCAGTAAATATAAGCATTTAAATACATTCATGTGAACTTTGATATTACTTGCTGCTATGCTATACAGTGAGAAGCTAGCCTCTGCATTAGATGTCTAACTGTTTCTTTCTGTAGGCATTGATTCAGAAGGCCATCCTGCTAACTATGTGGAAACGGAGCAGATCGTGCAGTACAACAGTGCCAAGGCTTCGTTTGTTCAGGTGAGCccgagaggagagaggtagTGAAGTCTGCCATAAGGAAGAGTTCAGTGAAGAACATTAAGTCAACAATTCTCAATTTTAAAAATGATGTCATGTCAACTTTTTGTCGTCATATCATGACGCCATGTGGACAACATGGATTGTGCTGCATGATTCTGACAACTGTGCTGTAAAGTCACTGCAATTTGGGGCTTTAATAGGTTTAGTATGTGTTTTAATGGAGGTATGAGTTCATGAAAGgatgatgttgtgtttttcctcacaGACAAGAGGCTCCATCCCCTTCTACTGGTCCCAAAGACCCAACCTCAAGTACAAGCCAAAGCCACAGATCAGCAAAACAGTGAACCACGTAAGCTGTCGTTACATTACATGAGACACAACAAGGCCCTCCAATGTGTCTTCATTTGTCATGCAGTTGTCATCTTCTGTCCGTTGACCTTTAGTTGGATGGATTCCAGAGACACTTTGACTCACAGATTATTCTCTATGGAAGACAAGTGATTTTGAACTTGGTAAGATGAAAACATGTTATCGCATTTTGATTCTATCACCTGTACTGCTGTATTTTTATGAAATCAATGTGCCAACTAGAAGTTGATCTCACACTGTTTGTTCCCTGGTATGACCCTGAGTAGAAAGAAGCAGTCAAAGGAAATGATATCATCACAATGTCAAATACCCATTTATGGTTGTTCGTCATCTTTTTCCACAGATCAATCAAAAAGGCTCAGAAAAGCCACTGGAGCTGGCATTTGACAAGATGGTAACCAACCTAGGAAATGGCATGATCAAGTAAGATGACGGCAGTGCACATGTGGCTGGGTTTACTGCCTCATACTTACACCACATCTAATTTAGTTGAGGTCATTATGCTTTTGGTAAAGGCTTGCCTTCCTACAGGTACATAGCCTTTGACTTCCATAAGGAGTGCAGTCGGATGAGGTGGCACCGCCTGCAGATCTTATTGGACATGGTCGCTGAAATGCAGGATGAATTTGGGTCAGTGTGCATAAGCCGATACAAGTACACCAGGTAGATATCCATGTACTCTGCATCAGAagtaatggtgtgtgtgtgtgtgtgtgtgtgtgtgtgtgtgtgtgtgtgtgtgtgtgtgtgtgtgtgtgtgtgtgtgtgtgtgtgtgtgtgtgtgtgtgtgtgtgtgtgtgtgtgtgtgtattcagatATTTCCTGGTGGAGGCAGATGGGAAGGTACTGTTGCACCAGGAGGGGACGTTTCGGAGCAACTGCATGGACTGCCTGGACCGTACCAATGTCATCCAGAGCATGCTGGCCCAACGCGCGCTGCAGTCACAGTTACGGGTACGAGCCGATTCTCCTACAGAATAGAATACAGAATAGgtagacataataataaaaacaactgaaCATGCAACACTTATTATGCATTCCAGTGGGGAAAGTGTAAAAAACTTAGAAGCCACTCAGCCATTTCTCCACTCCATATTCTTGGATATATGTGGATATAAATTGGTC contains:
- the LOC115021089 gene encoding phosphatidylinositide phosphatase SAC1-B-like, with the translated sequence MSLPILYISSPNTALIFQLHKFVYPVVHGFITMKSSCINGKVFEWSIVSRRSCFRAGVRYYVRGIDSEGHPANYVETEQIVQYNSAKASFVQTRGSIPFYWSQRPNLKYKPKPQISKTVNHLDGFQRHFDSQIILYGRQVILNLINQKGSEKPLELAFDKMVTNLGNGMIKYIAFDFHKECSRMRWHRLQILLDMVAEMQDEFGYFLVEADGKVLLHQEGTFRSNCMDCLDRTNVIQSMLAQRALQSQLRRMGVLHIGQQIEEQTDFGKMYKNAWADNADACSKQYAGTGALKTDFTRTGKRTQWGLLMDGWNSMIRYYKNNFSDGYRQDSIDLFLGNYAVDESDWNTPLREPKDWKFLTLPIVMVVAFSMCIICLLMAGDTWTETLAYVLFWGTASVVTGGLILFNGLDFVDAPKLVQKEKLD